The Myxocyprinus asiaticus isolate MX2 ecotype Aquarium Trade chromosome 4, UBuf_Myxa_2, whole genome shotgun sequence nucleotide sequence TAATAGACTATGTATCTCATAATAGACTATGTATAATTTGCCTCTGCAAGAGTGTGTGCATATTTGCCACCACTCTGCATGAATGGGAGCAATGCAGACCTGTGGGGATGCTTGGAGATATATGATGCCTTCCAATTGTATTTGATGACCAAACTGCTCAACAAGAAAGGAGTGCCAATCTTGATACACAGCCCACTCTGTTGAGTTTATACAGCCAAGCTCAAACATATTTAAAGCAAATATGTACCTGTGAGAAGAGGAAACACATACTGAAAATGTGAATTGGtgattctgtatttttattatttgggagAATTATcttttcttaaaggggtcatatcatacatGAAATTAAAAGACCATACAGACTGAAATGATCTGACcgtgttaaaaataaacttcagttatTTGTTTCTAATGTTGCGACTCTTCAGTAAAATATGCAGAATGGCAAatgctacacacagccaggaacagcacAAGGTTTGGAATACTTCCTCACATCtaacccttaaagggatattttgcccaaaaatataaaagaattctctcatcatttactcaccctcatgtcaccatctgagatgtgtatgactttcttctgatgaacacaatcaaagatttttagaagaatatctcagctctgtagaatgcaagtgaatgggtaccaaaattgtgaagctccaaaaagccaataaaggcaacataaaagtaatccataagattccagtggttcaatccatatattcagaaatatgggtgtgggttagaaacagatcaatatttaagtccttttttactatcaattctcctgattgatctgtttctcacccacacctatcatattacttctaaagatatggattaaccactggagtctaacgATAAGTAACCTGTGCTTACTTTAAAAAGCATTGCAGTGAGCATACTGGGGCACTATGGCTTCGATTGCATCATCCAAGTGAATGCTGCACACCAGTGGTTGTTGAGAAGAGTTCCCTGTTTCccatgtaaagtgctttgagtgtagtgtcagaaaatcaCTACATAAGCATtaattcactcattcattcatacaaGTCTTCTTGTCATCTGGGTTCaaagttcagagttcaccaaacttgaactttcctcTGTAGCATACTACAAAATTTCTTCACATAAGCTTGCATTTCCGGTCTTCCGTATTCGGATATGTTTAAATGGGAGTGAAGGGAatgcaaagtgtagtgtgactgtcCCTTCTTTGGtagttcttctggtgtttagaAGTTATAGCATCTATCCTGCTTTCACATTATTACCTCACAGTCAATGGGTGGTATCACTAATGTGTAAATGTGGGTGGTGCATTCATCAGTCTGTTATACCAAAGTTCCATAGGTTCAAAACAAGTCGCTTTTTCAATAAGTTTTCTTTTTAAACTGGACagaagttctgaaagttacagtatgttttcaaagTACATCAAGTTCTTTGCGTACAGAGGTAACATTTGATtcttcatgatatgacccctttaatgataAAGATTACCAGCTCTGAATTTCAAAATACATTCTCAATGAATAATGTAATAAAACATCACCTGTCACTGTACACAGAGCGTTCATAGACCTGTACAGGTGTGCATGTGGACTCCAGTAACCTGGCAGGTGGTGGCTGCAGCTGAGTCTGCAAACGGCTCATGCAGGAGAACGTCTGGAAAGTGTAAGACCATCGCTTTGGATTTTGATACATCATCTGTAATAGGTTACTGGTCGTTTGCTGAGGACAATGCACTGActattacacagaaaaaaaaacagcacatagTGTACATACTGCATCAAgtatataaaagtaatatatatataaaaaagcataCAAGTATTCTGTAtgcactttttttgttgttgttgaactattcctttatgccaTGTGcaggacttttttttattaaaatagtttTGGGTATCACTGACCTGAGTCGTGTGGTCCACATTTTGCCATTTTCTGATGGGCTCTGCTATCACCTCCCAGTCCTGCCCTGCATTCTGTAGCAGCCTGGCAAATGTTGACTTACCGACCGCTTGTTTTGAAGAAATGAAATCATCACTATTAACCTTGAAACTGACACTGAATGTGGGAACTACACTAATAATTAGTTGACAAATTACATGGACATAACATTAAAAGCCTTTATAAACAAAGTAACAATTTTTTTCACATAAAACTAGTAATTACATTACACTAAAATATCTTCACAACATACCAATGTTTCCTTCGATCGAGACTCTCCTTATTCGTTTACTAACGTCCATGTAGCTGTTCGCCAGACGGTACAAAACAGAACTGGAGAAAAAACGTCTTATTTCTCTTAAAGCCATGTTCGATGTTGTAATCATAATTATAAAACTACTTCCTCTACAAACGTAGAATGTACTacgaattctctctctctctattcaaaTCGACTAAGACTCACACTAACAATTTTATTTACACTTAGCAGCCTAGCAACAAGCGCGCTTCTGGTTAAGAAATGGCgtagtttcaaaataaaagtttacgTTTATTAATTTCCTCGTGCATTTACAAGTTAAGGTGTAAAACAACCGTTGTGCAAATACAGTGCACATATATTTAAACAGTTTAAACAACTTGAGtttgtttttaaactttgcttAGCTCACAGCATTTTGGTACAGATGACACCACTACCAACTTGTTCTTTACTGTGAAAACCTGCCCTTAAATTATTTGGAATTTATCAATCTCACAACAATAAAATTCTAGACCAATAAATGTTACAGTAAATTAACACACAAAGTTCTGAGTGTACTTTTGTTTCAACGACCGACATGTTATGCAAACTGAATTTTGTTCAGATATCTTAACTTCATGAGATTTCAATACAAAGatgaaaaaacaactttttaatacAGCTTaaaccataaaataaaaatgttcaggcAGAACTAGTGAATAGTATGTTtatgaaaaatgaagaaaaaagaaaaaaaaaaaagtcttgggAATCTTTACAAACTTTATTGGTTACAACCAACATTTCCTCTAGAAAATCTGATTCTGGATATAGTAGACAATTATTTagacaacaaataaatatatattgcaGGAATGCAGACATGCCTGCATTTAATCTCTCCTGCTATGAAAACTCAGTACTTAATCTGTAAAATGTAACAAGGTAAATGGTCTCACATTAATCTCTAAAATTAACCTACAATTAAAAAGGGGTTTTAAGCATCAGAAATAACcatttatatttcttaaaatCCTAACACAGGCCTTGTAATAAAATTCAGTGCTGAATcacattattgaaaaaaaaaataaaaaaaaaaaaattcaaattttacaaaacaaaaatattaaaaacagtaTGCAATATTACAAAAATACACCACAAATAGATCCAAACCTTTTCAACACCATGAAAGCATTAATGCATGTATGGTTTGACAAAATCCTGGTTTTTGTTTCACTTCCATAAAAACTCAATTCTGATCAGTACAGCTCAAAATAAAGTCTACAATGTAATACTGAAAAGATcgacagacagaaaacaaaatacTTTACACAAACCAAGAAACAATGGACCCATTCTATGAGCTTTCAAGAAGCTCAATTGGGATGTTGCAAAGACAATCAGTGTGCACAAATAGCAATGCAGATTCCAAAGATAggacatgaaaagaaaaaaaggaaaggctTTCAGCAGTGCTAAAAGTGTTAAGGCTGACTGATGTGGTGATATTATCAATGTCTATCTGTCCTTGCTGCCCAGTTTTTCAATAAGGTCCTGCAGGGGTG carries:
- the dguok gene encoding deoxyguanosine kinase, mitochondrial isoform X2; this translates as MITTSNMALREIRRFFSSSVLYRLANSYMDVSKRIRRVSIEGNIAVGKSTFARLLQNAGQDWEVIAEPIRKWQNVDHTTQSVHCPQQTTSNLLQMMYQNPKRWSYTFQTFSCMSRLQTQLQPPPARLLESTCTPVQVYERSVYSDRYIFALNMFELGCINSTEWAVYQDWHSFLVEQFGHQIQLEGIIYLQASPQTCMERLGKRGRIEEQGIQFNYLEKLHTRHEDWLINKTTKVHFEHLAKVPVLVLDAGVEFEEDHNVQANLLAQICSCNATTKLQRCKLMRGEKGKTITGPRPFFLGIFLFKK
- the dguok gene encoding deoxyguanosine kinase, mitochondrial isoform X4, translating into MITTSNMALREIRRFFSSSVLYRLANSYMDVSKRIRRVSIEGNIAVGKSTFARLLQNAGQDWEVIAEPIRKWQNVDHTTQSVHCPQQTTSNLLQMMYQNPKRWSYTFQTFSCMSRLQTQLQPPPARLLESTCTPVQVYERSVYSDRYIFALNMFELGCINSTEWAVYQDWHSFLVEQFGHQIQLEGIIYLQASPQTCMERLGKRGRIEEQGIQFNYLEKLHTRHEDWLINKTTKVHFEHLAKVPVLVLDAGVEFEEDHNVQANLLAQICSCNATTKLQRCKLMRGEKVGLITC
- the dguok gene encoding deoxyguanosine kinase, mitochondrial isoform X1, giving the protein MITTSNMALREIRRFFSSSVLYRLANSYMDVSKRIRRVSIEGNIAVGKSTFARLLQNAGQDWEVIAEPIRKWQNVDHTTQSVHCPQQTTSNLLQMMYQNPKRWSYTFQTFSCMSRLQTQLQPPPARLLESTCTPVQVYERSVYSDRYIFALNMFELGCINSTEWAVYQDWHSFLVEQFGHQIQLEGIIYLQASPQTCMERLGKRGRIEEQGIQFNYLEKLHTRHEDWLINKTTKVHFEHLAKVPVLVLDAGVEFEEDHNVQANLLAQWIINGSMGSNINLGSCMDYLLMTICLGSWTVHLNVLLCRRPCLYFCLGT
- the dguok gene encoding deoxyguanosine kinase, mitochondrial isoform X3, producing the protein MITTSNMALREIRRFFSSSVLYRLANSYMDVSKRIRRVSIEGNIAVGKSTFARLLQNAGQDWEVIAEPIRKWQNVDHTTQSVHCPQQTTSNLLQMMYQNPKRWSYTFQTFSCMSRLQTQLQPPPARLLESTCTPVQVYERSVYSDRYIFALNMFELGCINSTEWAVYQDWHSFLVEQFGHQIQLEGIIYLQASPQTCMERLGKRGRIEEQGIQFNYLEKLHTRHEDWLINKTTKVHFEHLAKVPVLVLDAGVEFEEDHNVQANLLAQPVLDLSSTVILWPVIEEAHPELKRLKVDCWGF
- the dguok gene encoding deoxyguanosine kinase, mitochondrial isoform X5; protein product: MITTSNMALREIRRFFSSSVLYRLANSYMDVSKRIRRVSIEGNIAVGKSTFARLLQNAGQDWEVIAEPIRKWQNVDHTTQSVHCPQQTTSNLLQMMYQNPKRWSYTFQTFSCMSRLQTQLQPPPARLLESTCTPVQVYERSVYSDRYIFALNMFELGCINSTEWAVYQDWHSFLVEQFGHQIQLEGIIYLQASPQTCMERLGKRGRIEEQGIQFNYLEKLHTRHEDWLINKTTKVHFEHLAKVPVLVLDAGVEFEEDHNVQANLLAQVTTFFSGL